The sequence below is a genomic window from Streptomyces sp. V1I1.
GGTGATCGTCTTCGCCGTCGTGATCATCCTCGTCCACTGCTACTACGGCTACTACGCGAGCGGCGGCCCGGCCGGCGTCGGCGTCGCGGTCGGCCGTGCCGTGCGGACCTCCATCGTCGCCATCAACATCCTGGACTTCTTCCTCAGCCTGGCGATCTGGGGCGCCAACACGACCGTACGGATAGCGGGGTAGACGATCCATGCGCATTCCCATTCCCGTCCCGACACGCGGCGCACGACTGCGGCTGTACGGCATCGTCTTCATCGCGGTCATCGCGCTTCTGCTGTCGCTGTCGGTCGCCGTCTACCAGCAGATGTTCGTCTCCGTCGTACGGATCACGCTGGAGGCCGACACCCTGGGCAACCAGCTGGACCCGCGGGCCGACGTCAAGCTGCGCGGGCTGCTGGTCGGCGAGGTACGCGAGGTCCGGGCCGACGGCGAGAAGGCGACGCTCGACATCGCTCTCAAGCCGGAGCACGTCTCCCGCATCCCTGCCGATGTGCACGCGCGGCTGCTGCCCAAGACGCTGTTCGGCGAGAAGTACGTCGATCTGGTCGCCCCGCGCGGCTCCGCGGGGCGGCACATCCGCGCCGGGGACGTCATCACCCAGGACCGCACCGAGGCCGGCATCGAGCTCCAGCATCTGATGAACGACCTGCTGCCGCTGCTGCGGACCGTTCGGCCCGCCGAACTCAATGCCACGCTGTCGGCGTTCGCCACCGCGCTCGACGGGCGCGGCGACCAAATCGGCGCCAACCTCACCCGTTTCGAGCGCTATCTCAGCCGGCTCAACCCGCACATGCCGTCCATCAAGGAAAACATCTCGCGGTTCGCCGATGTGACCGCGGTGTACGGGGACGCGGCACCCGATCTGCTGAGGATCCTGCGGAACACCGTCACCACCAGCCGCACTGTCGTCGAGCAGCGGGACCAACTGGCCTCCGCGCTCACCGCGACCGCCGACGCCGCCGGCACCGCGGACGGGTTCTTCACCGAGAACGAAGGACGGCTGATCACCCTCGGCCGCGTCTCGCGCCCCACGCTGGCCCTGTTCGCCCGCTACTCGCCGGTCTACCCCTGCCTCCTGGACGGCCTGGTGAAGCAGGACGCGGCGGCCGAAGAGACCTTCAGGGGCGGAGAGATGCGCATCACCCTCGAATTCGTCCGCCCTCGGCCCGCGTACAAACCCGGTGAGGAACCGCGCTATGCAGAACGTTCAGGACCCGACTGCAGGGGGCTGCCCAACCCCCGGGTGCCCGCACCGGACACAAAGCTCAATGACGGTACGTCGGCGCACGGCTCGGGAGGCGGCACCAATAGTGCTGTGTCCGCCACCGAGGCCGAGCAGCGTGCGGTCGGCTCACTCGTGGCGCCCGTCATGGGAGTTCCGGCCGACCGGGTGCCGGCCGTCGCGACACTGCTCTTCGGCCCGATGGCCCGCGGAACGGCGGTGAGCGTCGCATGACGAAGTCAGGAGCCATCCAGACCACGGCCCCGCTGATCAAGTTCATTCTCTTCGCCGTGGTGACGGTGCTGGTGACGGCGATGCTCGCGGCCACCATCGTCAACCTCTCCTTCACCCCGCAGGAGACGTACCGCGCGGTGTTCAGCGACGTCACCAGCCTGGAGGAGGGCGACGACATCAGGGTCGCCGGAGTGCGGGTCGGTGAGGTCGAGGACATCAGGATCAAGGGCGGCAGCATCAAGGACCGCACGCTGGCGGAAGTCACCTTCACGGTCGACCAGAACCGTCCGCTGTTCTCCAGCACCGGCGCCGTCATCCGCTACCGGAATCTGGTCGGACAGCGGTACATCGCGCTGACGGAGGGCGCCGGTAACGGCACGCCGCTGCCGCCCGGCGCCCGGATCCCGCTGGCCAGGACCCAGCCGGCGCTCGATCTCAACGCGCTGCTGAACGGATTCAAGCCGCTCTTCGCCGCACTGAGCCCCGACGACATGAACCAGCTCGCCACCGAGATCATCAAGACCCTGCAGGGAGAGGGCGGGACGGTGAAGAGCCTGCTCGCCCACACCGCCTCCCTGACCACCACACTCGCCGACCGCGACAAGCTCGTCGGGTCCGTGATCGACAACCTCAACGAGGTGCTGAAGACGCTGGACAAGCGCGGCGCCCGCTTCTCCGGACTGCTCAAGCAGTTGCAGCGGCTGATCTCC
It includes:
- a CDS encoding MCE family protein produces the protein MRIPIPVPTRGARLRLYGIVFIAVIALLLSLSVAVYQQMFVSVVRITLEADTLGNQLDPRADVKLRGLLVGEVREVRADGEKATLDIALKPEHVSRIPADVHARLLPKTLFGEKYVDLVAPRGSAGRHIRAGDVITQDRTEAGIELQHLMNDLLPLLRTVRPAELNATLSAFATALDGRGDQIGANLTRFERYLSRLNPHMPSIKENISRFADVTAVYGDAAPDLLRILRNTVTTSRTVVEQRDQLASALTATADAAGTADGFFTENEGRLITLGRVSRPTLALFARYSPVYPCLLDGLVKQDAAAEETFRGGEMRITLEFVRPRPAYKPGEEPRYAERSGPDCRGLPNPRVPAPDTKLNDGTSAHGSGGGTNSAVSATEAEQRAVGSLVAPVMGVPADRVPAVATLLFGPMARGTAVSVA
- a CDS encoding MCE family protein, which translates into the protein MTKSGAIQTTAPLIKFILFAVVTVLVTAMLAATIVNLSFTPQETYRAVFSDVTSLEEGDDIRVAGVRVGEVEDIRIKGGSIKDRTLAEVTFTVDQNRPLFSSTGAVIRYRNLVGQRYIALTEGAGNGTPLPPGARIPLARTQPALDLNALLNGFKPLFAALSPDDMNQLATEIIKTLQGEGGTVKSLLAHTASLTTTLADRDKLVGSVIDNLNEVLKTLDKRGARFSGLLKQLQRLISGLSADRKPIGESLTSIGQLTEATSGLIEDARPPLKDDIAELTDLTGTLNKNEKTVEGVLKRLPNKLNKLTGTASYGSWFNFYLCDFDGRIVLPKTRQVLTPELHVARARCGQ